The window CTGTGACCAGCGGCGTGCGCAGCTGGTTGATGCCGATGTCGGCGAGGTTTTGTTCGGTAAGGCCCTCGCCCGACAAGGCGACCTGGATGATCGGAACGGTTGACGCGCTGTAGTTCAGGATCAACGGCGGCGTCGCACCCGGCGGCATCTGTTTCAGAAGGGTCTGCGAAATCGCGGTGACCTGGGCGTTGGCGGTGCGGATATCGACGTTCGGCTGAAAGAAGATCTTGATGATGCCGAAGCCATTATAGGAATTGGCAACGATATGTTCGATATCGTTGACGGTCGTCGTCAGCGCGCGCTGAAACGGGGTGGTGATACGGCCGGCCATCTGGTCCGGCGGCAGGCCGGTATATTGCCAGACCACGCCGATCACGGGGATACGAATGTCCGGGAAAATATCGGTCGGCGTGCGCAGCGCGGCGAGCGGTCCGACAATCAACAGAAGCAGCGCCAGCACGACGAATGTATAGGGCCGGCTGAGCGCAATGCGTACCAGTGCGATCATGAAATAGGCATTCCCCGAAACAGAAAAGGGCGCAGAACTCGCGCCAAAGGTCAATTGACCGTATGCTGATTTACCCGAACCGCGGCAAAATAGCCAAGGTCCAGCACGCCGCCGATATTCACTTCCGCGATACCGGCCTGTCGGCGATGCCGGCCGCGGACGGAAGCTCTCGTCTTCTCAAAGTATGACCGGAAATGCAGGCAGCGTTTTCAGCCTCTTTTTCTAATCGCCCGAAAAAGGTTCTTTCCTAATCATCCGAAAAAGGTTCGCTTTCTCCTTATGGCCGGGCTTCGTTATGGAGCCGCACTCCATTGGCTGCTCTTTGAGTCACATTCTCAGGCTGCCCGCACCGAGGTCAGGAACTTGCTGACTTCGATTTTGAGCCGGTTGCTGTCGCCGGACAGCGACTGCGCCGCGGAGAGCACTTGGGAAGAGGCCGATCCGGTCTCGCTGGCGCCGCGCTGCACGTCGGTGATGTTGGAGGATACCTGCATGGTGCCCTGGGCGGCCTGCTGCACGTTGCGGGAAATCTCCTGCGTCGCCGCGCCCTGCTCTTCCACGGCGGCCGCAATCGTCGAGGAGATCTCCGACAGTTTTTCGATGGTGCCGCTAATCTCCTTGATGGCGTTGACCGACTCTTGCGTCGCCGCCTGGATGCCGGTGATCTGGGTACCGATCTCGCCGGTCGCCTTGGCGGTCTGCTCGGCGAGTGCCTTCACCTCGGACGCCACCACGGCAAAACCGCGGCCCGCTTCGCCGGCGCGCGCCGCCTCGATGGTCGCATTCAGGGCTAACAGGTTGGTCTGTCCGGCAATGGTGTTGATCAGTTCGACCACGTCGCCGATGCGGCTAGCTGCCTTCGAGAGTTCGCTGACGCGATCGTTGGTCTTGCGCGCCTGATCGACGGCATCGGTCGCCATCCGCGCCGAGTCCTGCACCTGGCGGCTGATCTCGTTGACGGAGGAGGCCATTTCTTCGGTGGCGGAAGCCACCGACTGCACGTTGGTGGAAGCTTCTTCGGAGGCCGCGGCGACCATCGTGGTCAGCTCCCGCGACCGCTCGGCGGTGGCGGTCAGCGTGCCGGCCGAGGCCTCGAGCTGTGCCGAGGCAGAGGATACGGTATTGACGATACCGCCGATCATCGATTCGAAATCGCGCGTGATGCCGTCGACCCGGCGGCCGCGCTCGATCTTGGCTTCGGCGTCAAGCGCTGCGGCTTCATCGGCGGCTTTCTTCGCGATCAGCGCCTCCTTGAACACCTGCAAGGTGTCCGCCATGGCGCCGATTTCGGTCTTCTCACCCTGATGCGGCACCTGCGCGGTGAGATCTCCGCCGCCCAGCGCCTGCATCGGCTCGACGATGGAGGCGATGCCGCGCGAGACATCGCGAATCAGATAGAAGCCGACGGCAATTCCGACGATGATGGCGATGCCGAGGATGGCGGCGAGCATGATGAAGGCGGAGGTGTAATTGTCGGCCGCGTCCCTGGCGGCCTTGTCGGCGCCGGCGTTGTTGAGCTCGATGCCCTTCTTCAGGATGTTGTCGGCCTCGATCCCGATCTTGTTCACCGTCTTGGTATTCAGTTCGTGCGCTTCATGGGGAAAATGGCCGGGGCTCTTGCGTGACAGCGCCACGACCTCCTCGGTGCCCTTCTTGTAGCTCTCCCACAGCCTGACCCAGTCATTGTACAAGGCGCGCTCTTCCGGAGTCGTAATCAGTGCCTCGTAGCTCTGCCGGATTCTCATGTTGCTATCGATGACGGTCGCCAAAACCTTTTCCGTCGCGTCCTTTTCCTCGATGGTTTCGCCGAGCATGTGCTCCCGGATCGCGTTGCGATAGGCGATGACGCCGGCGCGCAGATCGCCGAGCACGCGCACACTCGGCAACCAGCTGGTAGCGATGTCCACGGTATTGGCGTTGATCGCCCGCATATTCCAGACCGCCAAAAGGCCCATGCCCGTCACCGCAACGAGCAGGAAGGCAACGACGGCGGTGATCTTGGCGCGGATCGAGAACTTGGCGAACATCAGGGGAATCTTTCGGGTTTGGAGCGCAGTGGTGCTTACGAAGCAAGGCGGCGGAATGCCCGCCTGCATCAAAGCCGATGCGGGCTGAGTTTTTGTTAACCCGATTCTTCTTAAAGTTCCGTAAGACTACGCAGCACCGGGGAAATACGGGGTGCTTAGCGCATCAGCTTGAGCGCATCGGAGAAAAATTCCGGGCCGCCGAAATTGCCTGATTTCAGCGCAAGCAGCATGTCGCCGTCCCTTGCGCCGACCGCGCGCAATACCGGCACACCGGCGGCGATTTCCGCGCCCACCAGAAAGCCCGGAATTCCCAGCCGATCCACGACAGCGCCGGAGGTTTCGCCGCCGGCGACCACCAGCCGCCGCACGCCCGATTGCACCAAACCTTCCGCGATATCGGCCATCGCCTGCTCGATCGCTTGTCCCGCGGCATCGCGGCCATGGCGGGCCTGCAACGCCGCTACTTTGTCAGGCGTCGAACTAGAGGCGATCAGGATCGGGCCCTCGCCGAGCCGTTCCCTCGCCCAGGATAACGCGCGCCGGGCTTCCTCTCTCCCCGCGACGACGCGGTCGGGATCGAGATACAAAACCGGCATCGCCTTCTCGGCGTTGGCGATCTGCTGCAACGTCGCCTGCGAGCAACTGCCGGCAAGACACGCCGCAGGTCCCCCTACCGCTGCGTCGGTAGCGGCGTTCGGGGCATTCGGTTTGACTTTGCCCGAGGCGACCAGCGCGCGGGCAAGGCCGAGGCCGAGACCGGATGCGCCGACGGAGACGCGATGGTCCAGCGCGACCGTGCCGATGGTTTCGAGATCGCGTTCGAAAACGGCGTCGGCGATGGCCGCGCCGATGCCGTTCTTTGCAAGATCGGCAAGGCGCGCGCGGACGGCCTCCGGCCCGCGCGCGATCACGGCGAGATCGACCAGACCCACTTTTGCCCGGCTTTGGCGCGCCAGCACCCGCACCAGGCTGGAATCATGCATCGGATTGAGCGGATGATCTTTTAGGGGACTTTCGTTCAGCGGCACCACACCCACGAACAGATTGCCCATATAGACGGTGCGGCCGGTTTCCGGAAACGCCGGCGTCACCAATACGATGGTGTCGCCGGAATCGGCGCGCAGCGCGTCCATCACCGGTCCGATATTGCCGGCGTCGGTGGAATCGAAGGTCGAGCAGATCTTGAACAGCACATGGTCCGCGCCTCGCCCGCGCAGCCATTGTTCGGCCGCGCGCGAACGCGATACCGCAAGGCCCACCTCGATCGAGCGGCTTTTCAGCGACACCACCACCGCATCGACCTCGGGCAATCTCAAATCGTCGGAGGGCACGCCGATGGTCTGCACCGTGCGCAGGCCACAACGTGTCAGCGTGTTGGCGAGATCGGAGGCGCCGGTATAGTCGTCGGCGATGCAGCCCAAGACAAGGGTCACGGTTTTGCTCCGGCATAGGGCTTGAACCAGGCAAGGCCGTCGGTGGTCTTGCCGCGCGGGTTATATTCACAGCCGACAAAGCCGCCATAGCCGAGCCGGTCCAGTTCCTTGAACAGGAACGGATAGTTCAACTCCTCGCCATCAGGCTCGTGGCGCGAGGGGATGCTGGCGATCTGGATGTGGCCGATGATCGGCATCATCTCGCGCAGTCGCATGGTTACATCGCCGTGGATGATCTGGCAGTGATAGATGTCGAACTGCAGCTTCAGATTGGGAATTTCCAGCTCAACGATCAAATCGCGCGCGAAGTTAAAATCGTTGAGAAAATAGCCGGGCACGTTGCGCGGGTTGATCGGCTCGATCACGACGTCGAGGCCATGAGCCATCAGAAACTCGGCGGTCCATACCACCGATCGCGTGAACGCCGCCTCGGCCTGCGGATCCCTGCGGTCGGCGATGCCCGCCATCAGATGCAACCGCTTGACGCCGGTCGCCTGCGCGTAAGGCAGCGCGGTGCGCACGCTGTCCTGCAGGTCGCCAAAACGATCAGGCAGCGCCGCAAATCCCTTTTCGCCGGCCTCCCAGTTGCCCGGCGGCAGATTGAACAGCGCCTGGGTCAGCCCGTTACCGCGCAGCCGCTCGCCGATGGCGTCGGCGGGAAAATCGTAAGGAAACAGGAATTCGACGGCGGTAAATCCCGCTTTCGCCGCCGCCTCGAAACGGTCGAGGAACGGCACTTCGTTGAACATCATCGTCAGATTGGCGGCGAAACGGGGCATTGCGGTCCTCTTGTTCGTTCTATTTCGGCTCACCGGGCAGCTTCGTGCCCGAGATGCGTCCGTAGAGCCGCGCTACCGAGGCATCGTCGTCGCGGCCCATGCCGGAAGCCGACGCCATCAGGAACATCTGCAGCGCTGCGGACGCCAGCGTCGCCGGAAATCTGGCGTTGCGTGCCATGTCCTGGACGATGCCGAGGTCCTTGACAAAAATCTCCACCGCGCTGCGCGGCTTGTAGTCGCCGGCGATCACATGCGGCATGCGGTTCTCGAACATCCAGGAATTGCCGGCGGAGGCCGTGATCACCTCATAGACTTTTTGCAGATCAAGCCCTTGCCGGGCGGCAAACGTAATCGCTTCGGAGGCGGCGGCGATATGAACGCCGGCCAAAAGCTGGTTGATCATCTTGAACGCGGCGCCGTGGCCGGCGGCATCGCCAAGCTCGTAGAGTTTTGCCGCCATGGCATCGAGCGCCGGCCGCGCCTTGGCAAAGGCGGCAGCGCTCCCCGAGGCCAAAATGGTCAACTCGCCCTGCGCCGCGCGCTGCGCGCCTCCCGAGATCGGCGCGTCGAGATAATGCCGGCCGGTCGCTTCCAACTGCTTTGCGAGCCGCTTTGCCACTTCCGGATCCATGGTCGCGGAGGAGACGAACACCGTATCCTTCGCCATCGTTTCGACAACACCGTCCTTGCCAAACAAAATGGTTTCGGTTTGGGCGGCATTGAGGACGACGCTGATGACGATATCGGCCCCTTTTGCGGCTTCCGCCGGTGTTTTAGCGCCTTTGCCGCCGTCGGCAACGAACCGCGCAACAAGGTCGCCCGCGACATCGCAGCCGGTTACGTCAAAGTCCTTGCGGCGAAGCGAGGTCGCCATGCCAAATCCCATCGAGCCCAGCCCGATGACGGCGATACGCGGTTTTGCAGTTCTGGATTCAGGCATCGGCATTTCCTCAAACGGGTTCCTCGTCAGCCGAAATTCGAAAACGGCCTTTGTCTCTCCGTATCACGGCTTGGCCGCGCTGCCAAAGCATGAGACAAGGCGGCAAAGAGGATGCTGCCATGACCGAAAGCAATATCCGCGAAGAAATCTGCCGGCTCGGCCGTTCGCTGTTCGAGCGCGGGCTGACGCCGGGGTCGTCGGGTAATATCAGCGTCAAGCTCGACGACGGCGGGTGGCTGGTGACGCCGACCAATGCCTCGCTCGGCTTTCTCGACCCGGCACGGCTGTCGCGGCTTTCACCCGACGGCCGGCTCGCCTCCGGCGATGCCCCGACCAAGGAAGTGCCGCTGCACACCGCGCTCTATCAGACCCGCAACGCCGCGCGCGCCGTGGTGCATCTGCACTCGACGCATTCGGTCGCGCTCTCGATGCTGCCGGAGATCGACCCGCGCGCCGCGCTGCCGCCGATGACGGCGTATTATTTGATGAAATGCGGCGCCACCGCACTGGTGCCCTACTATCGACCGGGCGATCCGGCGGTGGCGGATGCCATCAAGGGGCTCGCTGGGAAATATTCATCGGTGCTGCTCGCCAATCACGGCCCGGTGGTCTCCGGTGACACCCTGGAAGCCGCAGTGTTTGCGATCGAGGAACTGGAAGAGACAGCAAAGCTCTATTTACTGCTGCGCGGGTTGAACCCAAGGTATCTGACGCCGGAGCAGGTTTCGGATTTGGTGAAGGCATTTGGGCTCACGCTGCCGGAACATGGGCACGACTAACCTCTCCACGTCATGGCCGGGCTCGTCCCGGCGATCCACGTCTTTAGTGCCTCAAGAAAGTAAGACGTGGATGCCTGGGACAAGCCCGGGCATGACGGCGGAACCGAAGCGTGGATTGCTTCGTCGCTGCGCTCCTCGCAATGACGATTGAGGCTACAATCCCAGATACGCTTTCCGCACATCTGGATTGCCCTTGATGTCCACCGCCCTACCCTGCATCAGCACGCGGCCGGTTTGCAGGATGTAGGCGCGGTCGGCGATGTCCAGGCACTCGGCCATGCGCTGCTCGACGATCAATACGGTCATGCCGGCGTCGCGGATTTGCTTTACCGCGGCAAAGATTTCGTCGACCAGCTTTGGCATGATGCCTTGCGACGGTTCGTCCAGCATCAGAAGGCGCGGCCGCGTCATCAGCGCGCGGCCGATCGCGAGCATTTGCTGCTCGCCGCCGCTTAGCGTCTCGGCGCGTTGCTCCAGGCGTTCGGATAATCGCGGAAACAAATTGAACACCAGTTTAAGCGGCGCGTCGCGATCGGTTTCGCCGCGATACATGTAGCTGCCGAGCCGCAGATTGTCGTGCACCGACAGCCGCGGAAACAGCCGTCGGTTTTCCGGCACATAGGCGATGCCGCGCGCGGTGATGATGTGCTGCGCCAGGCCGTCGATCCGCGCGCCGTCGAAGGTGACAGAGCCGGCGCGCGGACGTTCGGCGCCGGCGATGGATTTTAACAATGTCGATTTGCCGGCACCGTTAGCGCCGGCGACGCAAACGATCTCGCCCTTGGCGACCTCGATGCTCACCGAAGAGATCGCGACCAATCCCTGATAGGCGGTGGTGACTTCATGCACCGACAGCATGACGATCCCCAAGATAAGCGCTGATGACTTTCGGATCGCGCACGATGTCGGCCGGTTTTCCCTCGACCAGCACCTTGCCGAGATCGAGCACGATGGCGCGGTCGACCAGCGGCATCACGATCTCCATGACGTGCTCGACCATCAGCACGGTGACGCCGGAAGCGCGCACTTTCCGCACCAGTTCCACGCCGGTCTGGGCCTCGATCGGCGTCAACCCGGTGAGCACTTCGTCGAGCAGCAGCAGCTTTGGTTCGGTCGCAAGCGCGCGGGCCACCTCGAGCCGGCGTTTTTCCGACGGGATCAATTCGCTGGCGAGCACGTCGGCGCGCGCGGCGAGACCGCAAAATTCCAGCACGTCATGGGCCTTGCGGCGGGCCTCGCGCATCACGGTGGTGCGGACCAAGGCGCCTACGATAACGTTGTCGATGACGCTCATGGTTTCAAAGCTTTTGACGACCTGAAACGTGCGTGCGATGCCGCGCTGGCAGCGCTCCGCCGCCGGCAATGCGGTGACGTCCTCGCCGTCGAACATGAGCGAGCCTTGGGTCGGCGGCAGCACGCCCGCGATAAGGTTGAACAATGTCGACTTGCCGGCGCCGTTAGGGCCGATCAGGCCGACGATCTCGCCGCGCCCGACCGAAATCGAGATATCGCTGTTGGCGATCAGACCGCCAAAGCGTTGCCAGACGCCGCGGGTTTCGAGTAGCGGCGTCATCGCGCGGTTCCCTTGCGACGGCGCGAGAACAGTCCGACCAGCCCTTCGGGCCGCGCCAGCGAGATCAGCACGATCAGCGTGCCATAGACGATCAGGTCGACGCCGCGGCCGGAGCCGCCGATGTAGGAGCGCGTGAGTTCAGTGAGCGGGATCAGGATGACGGCGCCGAGCACCGGTCCCCACAACGTGCCGATGCCGCCGAGCACCGCGGGCAGCGCCATCAACAGCGAGAACTGAAAACCCATGACGCTTTCGGGATCGATATAGGACACGAACTGCGCGTAAAAACTGCCGCCGACCGCGGTGAGAAAGGCCGAGACCGCCGCGGCGCCCATCTTGGAATTGAACACGACCACGC is drawn from Bradyrhizobium lablabi and contains these coding sequences:
- a CDS encoding methyl-accepting chemotaxis protein produces the protein MFAKFSIRAKITAVVAFLLVAVTGMGLLAVWNMRAINANTVDIATSWLPSVRVLGDLRAGVIAYRNAIREHMLGETIEEKDATEKVLATVIDSNMRIRQSYEALITTPEERALYNDWVRLWESYKKGTEEVVALSRKSPGHFPHEAHELNTKTVNKIGIEADNILKKGIELNNAGADKAARDAADNYTSAFIMLAAILGIAIIVGIAVGFYLIRDVSRGIASIVEPMQALGGGDLTAQVPHQGEKTEIGAMADTLQVFKEALIAKKAADEAAALDAEAKIERGRRVDGITRDFESMIGGIVNTVSSASAQLEASAGTLTATAERSRELTTMVAAASEEASTNVQSVASATEEMASSVNEISRQVQDSARMATDAVDQARKTNDRVSELSKAASRIGDVVELINTIAGQTNLLALNATIEAARAGEAGRGFAVVASEVKALAEQTAKATGEIGTQITGIQAATQESVNAIKEISGTIEKLSEISSTIAAAVEEQGAATQEISRNVQQAAQGTMQVSSNITDVQRGASETGSASSQVLSAAQSLSGDSNRLKIEVSKFLTSVRAA
- the otnK gene encoding 3-oxo-tetronate kinase produces the protein MTLVLGCIADDYTGASDLANTLTRCGLRTVQTIGVPSDDLRLPEVDAVVVSLKSRSIEVGLAVSRSRAAEQWLRGRGADHVLFKICSTFDSTDAGNIGPVMDALRADSGDTIVLVTPAFPETGRTVYMGNLFVGVVPLNESPLKDHPLNPMHDSSLVRVLARQSRAKVGLVDLAVIARGPEAVRARLADLAKNGIGAAIADAVFERDLETIGTVALDHRVSVGASGLGLGLARALVASGKVKPNAPNAATDAAVGGPAACLAGSCSQATLQQIANAEKAMPVLYLDPDRVVAGREEARRALSWARERLGEGPILIASSSTPDKVAALQARHGRDAAGQAIEQAMADIAEGLVQSGVRRLVVAGGETSGAVVDRLGIPGFLVGAEIAAGVPVLRAVGARDGDMLLALKSGNFGGPEFFSDALKLMR
- the otnI gene encoding 2-oxo-tetronate isomerase; translated protein: MPRFAANLTMMFNEVPFLDRFEAAAKAGFTAVEFLFPYDFPADAIGERLRGNGLTQALFNLPPGNWEAGEKGFAALPDRFGDLQDSVRTALPYAQATGVKRLHLMAGIADRRDPQAEAAFTRSVVWTAEFLMAHGLDVVIEPINPRNVPGYFLNDFNFARDLIVELEIPNLKLQFDIYHCQIIHGDVTMRLREMMPIIGHIQIASIPSRHEPDGEELNYPFLFKELDRLGYGGFVGCEYNPRGKTTDGLAWFKPYAGAKP
- the ltnD gene encoding L-threonate dehydrogenase; protein product: MPESRTAKPRIAVIGLGSMGFGMATSLRRKDFDVTGCDVAGDLVARFVADGGKGAKTPAEAAKGADIVISVVLNAAQTETILFGKDGVVETMAKDTVFVSSATMDPEVAKRLAKQLEATGRHYLDAPISGGAQRAAQGELTILASGSAAAFAKARPALDAMAAKLYELGDAAGHGAAFKMINQLLAGVHIAAASEAITFAARQGLDLQKVYEVITASAGNSWMFENRMPHVIAGDYKPRSAVEIFVKDLGIVQDMARNARFPATLASAALQMFLMASASGMGRDDDASVARLYGRISGTKLPGEPK
- a CDS encoding aldolase, which produces MTESNIREEICRLGRSLFERGLTPGSSGNISVKLDDGGWLVTPTNASLGFLDPARLSRLSPDGRLASGDAPTKEVPLHTALYQTRNAARAVVHLHSTHSVALSMLPEIDPRAALPPMTAYYLMKCGATALVPYYRPGDPAVADAIKGLAGKYSSVLLANHGPVVSGDTLEAAVFAIEELEETAKLYLLLRGLNPRYLTPEQVSDLVKAFGLTLPEHGHD
- a CDS encoding ABC transporter ATP-binding protein; the encoded protein is MLSVHEVTTAYQGLVAISSVSIEVAKGEIVCVAGANGAGKSTLLKSIAGAERPRAGSVTFDGARIDGLAQHIITARGIAYVPENRRLFPRLSVHDNLRLGSYMYRGETDRDAPLKLVFNLFPRLSERLEQRAETLSGGEQQMLAIGRALMTRPRLLMLDEPSQGIMPKLVDEIFAAVKQIRDAGMTVLIVEQRMAECLDIADRAYILQTGRVLMQGRAVDIKGNPDVRKAYLGL
- a CDS encoding ABC transporter ATP-binding protein, whose amino-acid sequence is MTPLLETRGVWQRFGGLIANSDISISVGRGEIVGLIGPNGAGKSTLFNLIAGVLPPTQGSLMFDGEDVTALPAAERCQRGIARTFQVVKSFETMSVIDNVIVGALVRTTVMREARRKAHDVLEFCGLAARADVLASELIPSEKRRLEVARALATEPKLLLLDEVLTGLTPIEAQTGVELVRKVRASGVTVLMVEHVMEIVMPLVDRAIVLDLGKVLVEGKPADIVRDPKVISAYLGDRHAVGA